The region atcataaaactaaaatcccccaaaccttatagtaccggttggtcttatcaaccggtactaaagggctccaggcccctgtagctggctcgtgccacgtggtttccctttagcaccgattcgtgctgaaccggtactaaagggggaggctttagtgcccacactttagtgccggttatggaaccggcactaaagggccttacgaaccggtgctattgcccggttctgcactagtggatgCCAACCTTGCTCCTCAACTTCGCAACCACTGCATCCTCAACTCTGGTCGCGACCACCTCTTTATCCCACTCTGGTGAGTCTTATGCCTCCAATTTTGGGATTCCAAAACAAGGCAACCAAACAACATTTGGAAATTAATTTGGCTCCAATTCAAATTGCAAGTTACTCGCCATCCAGACAACAAAACTTGAGTTGTGGACCGTTTCAATATCCCGGCTCATTTCCTATTGAACCTTGTTTTAATTCCTCGAGCCCAATATCTACATCCAAACATAAATTCTTGTTTTTTTAGATCTATTATTTTTCATGTTTTGCCTTCTATTGTCAACAATTTAGTTAAATCCCCGGCGCCAGATGCGTAACGCAAAACCAAATTTACTTTATGTTTCTCATGTTTCTAACGAAGAGTATATGCAATTAAACTATCTCATGTTAGAAGCTACTCACAAATATCTCGTGCTTCTAACCCAAGAATATATGCAAAATATCTCATGTTAGAAGCCATGCAAACTAATGTCCTTTTGGCAGAGCCAAAATATCTTATGCTTTTAACAAAGAGAGTATGCAAAATATCCTATGTTAAAAGCAGCAATGCAATTTGATTGCCTATCTGTTGAGTTGTTGTTCAGTACTAGTCACCACTCGGTACTCCGTACCTATCTTGTAGCAACGCTAGATATTCCGATGGAATCATGCATCGATTAATTGCTTTAGCACACACTTTATTCCCCAAGTTGCATGGCACGCTTAAAAGTTGCACACGCCATCAACTGCATACTGCACGCGATACATCATCCTAGTCGACAGAAACTACAACATGTGTGGAGAACGATGGGCAGGCCTCACAGATCACAAATGTGCTTTGATCTGTAGTTTACTTTTTTGGTGCGGCAAGAGCCCCCGCGTCGCTCTCCCAGGAGCGGCACGGGCGGAACTGAGCGCCTCGGCCGCTGGCCACCTCCNNNNNNNNNNNNNNNNNNNNNNNNNNNNNNNNNNNNNNNNNNNNNNNNNNNNNNNNNNNNNNNNNNNNNNNNNNNNNNNNNNNNNNNNNNNNNNNNNNNNNNNNNNNNNNNNNNNNNNNNNNNNNNNNNNNNNNNNNNNNNNNNNNNNNNNNNNNNNNNNNNNNNNNNNNNNNNNNNNNNNNNNNNNNNNNNNNNNNNNNNNNNNNNNNNNNNNNNNNNNNNNNNNNNNNNNNNNNNNNNNNNNNNNNNNNNNNNNNNNNNNNNNNNNNNNNNNNNNNNNNNNNNggcgccgccgggcaaagcccgcacggcgtcggcggcggcggggccgtctTCCCACTCACGCGCCTCGGCAGATCCCGGATGGATCTCGAGCAGCGGCGGCCGATGCGCGCATGCGGCGGTGCTTGGCTGGGGGCCGCGGTGGCCTTCCCTCGCGCGCCGATGTCTACATCGACGCCGCTGGAGGCTGGCTGCTACTGCTGGGGCGGTGGCCGGTGCTCGCGGTGGGCgcaagccggggcggcggcctcggagCTTGGGCGTCTGCTGGGCGACGCAGCGGGGCTGGCTACGAACAGTTGCGCGGTGAATCAAGGGATTCGGTACTCTATTCCGGAGTTGGCAGAGGATGCGCCTTGGtcaggcgcgggcggcggcttgGCCACGAGGGGCGTGGCTCGTGTGTGTTTGCGTtgtgcggatatgtggtggcgaggACGCCAATGGTGGAGCTGGCGTCGATCTGGCGTCGCGAGGATCCTGGGATGAAGCTGCTGCAGATCTGTGGAGGTGCACGGCACGGGCGCGCGGAGGGCCCGGGCAGCGCCGTCGGCGTGGCTCGGAGGCTCGTGGTGCATGGAGGTGCGGTCATGGCGGATCCGGTCTCCACCGGATGCGACGGTGTGCGTGGTGCCCGCCTGGGCGGCGTGCTCCTGCTGCTTCGATGGGCGGTCAGCGCGGATTTGAGGCGAGGcaaggatgccggggcggcggccccggagcgATGGCTGCATCGGCATGGGCTGCTGCGGCGGCTGGGGACGGTGGATTCGGGGCGATGCCCGCGGATCTGACCCCGGCAAACGCGGCGTCTCTCTGTCGCATGAGGTGCTGCAGCGGGTCGTCGCGGGGGGCTTTGGCGGCTGACGACGGGAGGTGATCTTCACAGCAGGCTTGGCTACGGTGGTCTGGGTATCCATGGTGCCCAGATTTGCAGGCTCACTGTTAGGAGATGAGGGACTTGGGCGAAAGCTTTTGACGATGTCGGCGCATGCGGGTGTCGtgaccttcttggaggcgtcgTCGTAGAGTTTCTTCCTCTCCTTCCATGTGCTTGGACTCTCCGGGTGAGAACCTAAACTTCAGTTTTTTggagtgggcggcggcggcgttttATGTCGTAACCTTCTTGGAGGCGTCGCTTTGGAGGGTCAGCCTTTGGATGTTGTGCGGGCTCTTCCGTTTTCATGGGCGGTGtatgccggggcggcggctccgggatCTTTAGTTGAGagccgaggcggcggcctcgggcaGCGGTGCGACGGTGGCCCCAGGAGGTAGGGCTGTTTGTCGGCATGGCTTGGGTGAGGACCTTGAGCTGTGTGGGCGGCAAGGTTGTCGGCTCGGTCGACGCGTCCCAGCGGGGGCGGTTGGACGgcatgtcggggcggcggccccggatgtgGTGCGGCGTTCGTGGTCTGCGTGCGGTTGTCCTGAGCAGTGCGGGCTGCGGACTGCTGTATTGTGCGGCGTTGTTGCTCGAGGGTGAGCGGTGGCATGTCGGGGCGACGGCCCCGGATGTGGTACGGCGTTCATGGTCTGCGTGCGGTTGTCCTGAGCAGTGTGGGCTGCGGGCTGCTGTATCGTGCGACGTTGCTGCTCGAGAGTGAGCGGTGgcatgtcggggcggcggccccggaaggcGGTGTTGGTTGAGTGCGTAGGGCGCAACGGAGCAGTGGATGTCGAGGCGGCGGCCTCGGGAGATTTGCAGCTTCGAGGGCATGGACCTCGTGTCGTGTGGGCGACGTGGTTGTCATCGGAGTTGGTCATGGGTGAGCTTTGCCCTGTGTGTTAGTCTTTGGGGTGTGCTTGGTCCTTGTTGTtccggttttcgcccggttttccgtaattaactgggcaattctcttctgtttaattaatagatgaggcaatctttgcctccgttttgaaaaaaaaacaaatgtGCTTTCTTTAGAGTAAACTGAGCTTCTCATCGCAGTTTGCAGGCCCCTCGTGGTCTCAAGCCGAGTAGGAGGACTGTCGTCAAATCAGGCAGCGTACCTACTGCGCCCCTGTTTCGCCATAGACCTGTTTAGTCTAGTTTATATTAGTACCAGAGGAGAGATCCATGGAGCCAACCAGCTGCGGAACCACAAAACCGGAAGCCCAGAATGTCGAATAATCGGATGTGACATGTTTACAAAGGTATTCCTACTGAAGAAAATCGACGGGATGGTGGGAAAAAGAAGTGGAGAAATGAATAATTATTGCACGGTTGGTCGACACAGCTGAGAGCCGACTCTTGATTCTGCTCGCCGGAATAGTGCATCAGTAGTGCGGGCGGCCATGGACCATCAgcaaggctccaccaccacgcgcCCCGGTTTTGATTTGCCCGTTCAGCGAGCTGATTAGCAACTTGCTTACTGTGTTGTGTTTCGACGTCCGTCCGCAAGCACCATATATACCTAGGCCTTTCCCTCCTTTCTTCACACAACTCGCTCGctctcctcttcctccctctcctcgcAACAGCAGCAAGCAAGCGGTTTCAGTAGCTTGCTCCTTCTTCTTCACAGCTTTGATCGGAACTCGCCAACACACCCACAATGGCGGCTTCAGTAGCTTGCTCCTTCTTCGACGACGACGAGCCGCTCGGCCAGCCCGGCATGCCGTCTCTGGACGCGTGCGCGCTCTGCGCCAAGCCGCTGGAGCGCGACAGCGACATCTTCATGTACAGAGGGGACACGCCCTTCTGCAGCGAGGAGTGCCGCGACGAGCAGATGCAGCTCGACGCCATCTGCTCCAGGAAGGCCGCCCGGAGGCAGCAGCACCTCTCGTCGGGATCGGAGGCCCGGCGCTGGCATCAAGAGTCCGGGAAGGTGGCGGTCGCGAGCTAGCCAGAAAGCTCGTGCCTCGTGGCCCAGTAGAGCAGAGAACCCGGCTTGAATCAACGGGATGAGACGAAAGAGATTGATGTCTCTAGTTTGTCACGCCTGAGCCGGAGAAGCAGTGAAGAATCTGAGAAAGATCATGCGCTG is a window of Triticum dicoccoides isolate Atlit2015 ecotype Zavitan chromosome 2B, WEW_v2.0, whole genome shotgun sequence DNA encoding:
- the LOC119368335 gene encoding FCS-Like Zinc finger 1-like, yielding MAASVACSFFDDDEPLGQPGMPSLDACALCAKPLERDSDIFMYRGDTPFCSEECRDEQMQLDAICSRKAARRQQHLSSGSEARRWHQESGKVAVAS